A stretch of the Comamonas testosteroni TK102 genome encodes the following:
- a CDS encoding GntR family transcriptional regulator has translation MTAVSTASQSRDKLHLQLARLFRNKIATGEWALGHSIPTVEELEALHSVSRTTVRMAVHALVDEGLLETRKRGGTRVVSQPCKPPSFLLPTSWRELVAFGEQIQQTTLQQANDCVPPIPAGFPCPGELAPAYTYFLRVHRHGEARFCLSELYLEQNLYPRLQEQLERATLAQALGNDPAQIAAARQYLSVAPADELIAEHLGVPLGTPLMQALRWARNPQGLVVYWAKVRFISEYVHMEMDLLK, from the coding sequence ATGACTGCTGTGTCCACCGCCTCCCAATCCCGCGACAAGCTGCACCTGCAGCTGGCCCGGCTGTTCCGCAACAAGATCGCGACCGGCGAATGGGCGCTCGGACACAGCATTCCCACGGTCGAAGAGCTGGAGGCGCTGCACAGCGTCTCGCGCACCACGGTGCGCATGGCCGTGCATGCGCTGGTCGACGAAGGCCTGCTGGAGACCCGCAAGCGCGGCGGCACCAGGGTGGTGAGCCAGCCCTGCAAGCCGCCGTCCTTTCTGCTGCCCACCAGCTGGCGGGAGCTCGTGGCATTTGGCGAGCAGATTCAGCAGACCACGCTGCAGCAGGCCAATGACTGCGTGCCGCCGATTCCGGCCGGCTTTCCCTGCCCTGGCGAACTGGCCCCGGCCTATACCTATTTTCTGCGCGTGCACAGACATGGCGAGGCACGCTTTTGCCTGTCCGAGCTGTACCTGGAGCAGAACCTCTATCCCAGGCTGCAGGAGCAGCTGGAGCGCGCCACGCTGGCGCAGGCGCTGGGCAATGACCCCGCGCAGATCGCTGCAGCGCGCCAGTACCTGAGCGTGGCCCCGGCCGACGAGCTGATTGCCGAGCACCTGGGCGTGCCGCTGGGCACGCCGCTGATGCAGGCGCTGCGCTGGGCCCGCAACCCCCAGGGCCTGGTCGTCTACTGGGCCAAGGTGCGCTTCATCAGCGAATACGTGCACATGGAAATGGACTTGCTCAAATGA
- a CDS encoding 3-hydroxybutyrate dehydrogenase, with protein MTAVLPLNPPLSKPHAGRVAWITGSTSGIGWAVARQLASEGAAIALHGSAQASAGTDAQLAELHALGVAARYYPLDLSDGQAIAPLARRIAAELGAVDILVNNAGMQHVESVLSFPPDRWNTMLAVNLSAPFHTIQACTPAMLERGWGRIINMASVSGLVGVAHKPAYVASKHGLLGLTKSVALELATTPVTCNAICPGWVLTPLVQAQVDALAQREQLDEAAARARLLGAKQPSRAFVTVEQVAALVGFLASDNAAQVRGAQWNMDGGFTAA; from the coding sequence ATGACCGCCGTCCTGCCGCTGAACCCGCCCCTGTCCAAACCCCATGCCGGTCGTGTGGCCTGGATCACCGGCTCCACCAGCGGCATAGGCTGGGCCGTTGCCAGGCAGCTGGCCAGCGAAGGCGCCGCCATTGCCCTGCATGGCAGCGCCCAGGCGTCTGCCGGCACCGATGCCCAGCTGGCCGAGCTGCACGCACTGGGCGTGGCCGCCCGCTATTACCCGCTGGATCTGAGCGACGGCCAGGCCATTGCGCCCCTGGCCCGGCGCATCGCCGCCGAGCTGGGTGCGGTGGACATTCTGGTCAACAACGCCGGCATGCAGCATGTGGAATCCGTGCTCAGCTTTCCGCCAGACCGATGGAACACCATGCTGGCCGTCAACCTGAGCGCACCGTTTCACACCATACAGGCCTGCACGCCGGCCATGCTGGAGCGCGGCTGGGGGCGCATCATCAATATGGCCTCCGTCAGCGGTCTGGTCGGCGTGGCCCACAAGCCTGCCTATGTGGCCAGCAAGCATGGCCTGCTGGGCCTGACCAAATCCGTGGCACTGGAGCTGGCCACCACGCCCGTGACCTGCAATGCCATCTGCCCCGGCTGGGTGCTGACGCCGCTGGTCCAGGCCCAGGTCGATGCACTGGCGCAGCGCGAGCAGCTGGACGAGGCGGCAGCCCGTGCCAGGCTGCTGGGCGCCAAGCAGCCTTCGCGGGCCTTTGTGACGGTGGAGCAGGTGGCGGCCCTGGTCGGCTTTCTCGCCAGCGACAACGCCGCCCAGGTACGTGGCGCACAGTGGAATATGGACGGGGGCTTCACCGCCGCTTGA
- the fahA gene encoding fumarylacetoacetase — MALNETHDAGLQSWVASANTGSSDFPIQNLPFAVFRRKNSSEAFRGGVAIGDQVLDMAAVRDAKALDADVQAQVAAAAQGQLNSLMAMGPEAWSALRLALSRALRAGAAREAALKACLVPQADVEYSVPAQVGDYTDFYTSVHHATNVGKLFRPTNPLMENYKWVPIGYHGRASSIRISGVDFKRPNGQLKAPDVDPVLKPCNRLDYELEMGIYAGTANAWGEAVDIEDADRHIFGLCLLNDWSARDVQAWEYQPLGPFLSKNFATSISPWIVTLEALEPYRTAFVRPSDDPQPLPYLSSEANSQRGALDVQLTVAIQTEKMRAEGKAAEQITRTSYRHAYWTMAQLIAHHTVNGCDLQPGDLLGTGTLSGPTMDQAGALLEITEGGKKPLSLSNGETRTFLLDGDAVVFTGWCEKPGAARIGFGECRATVLPAHQA, encoded by the coding sequence ATGGCATTGAACGAAACCCACGACGCCGGCCTGCAAAGCTGGGTCGCCAGCGCCAACACCGGCAGCAGCGACTTTCCCATCCAGAACCTGCCGTTTGCCGTCTTTCGCCGCAAGAACAGCAGCGAAGCCTTCCGCGGCGGCGTGGCGATTGGCGATCAGGTGCTGGATATGGCGGCCGTTCGCGATGCCAAGGCACTGGACGCCGATGTGCAGGCCCAGGTCGCAGCAGCGGCGCAGGGCCAGCTCAACAGCTTGATGGCCATGGGCCCTGAGGCATGGTCGGCCCTGCGCCTGGCCCTGTCGCGCGCCCTGCGTGCCGGCGCTGCGCGGGAAGCCGCTCTCAAGGCCTGCCTCGTGCCCCAGGCCGATGTGGAGTACAGCGTACCGGCCCAGGTCGGCGACTACACGGACTTCTACACCTCCGTGCATCACGCCACCAATGTGGGAAAGCTGTTTCGCCCCACCAACCCGCTGATGGAAAACTACAAGTGGGTGCCCATCGGCTACCACGGTCGCGCCTCCAGCATCCGCATCTCGGGCGTGGACTTCAAGCGCCCCAACGGCCAGCTCAAGGCCCCCGATGTCGACCCCGTGCTCAAGCCCTGCAACCGTCTCGACTATGAGCTGGAGATGGGCATTTACGCAGGCACGGCCAATGCCTGGGGCGAGGCTGTCGACATCGAGGATGCCGACCGACATATCTTCGGCCTGTGCCTGCTCAACGACTGGTCGGCCCGCGACGTGCAGGCCTGGGAATACCAGCCGCTGGGCCCATTCCTGTCCAAGAACTTCGCCACCAGCATCTCGCCCTGGATCGTGACGCTGGAAGCACTGGAGCCCTATCGCACGGCATTCGTGCGCCCGTCCGACGACCCGCAGCCCCTACCCTACCTCAGCTCCGAAGCCAACTCGCAGCGCGGAGCGCTCGATGTGCAGCTCACGGTCGCCATCCAGACCGAGAAGATGCGCGCCGAAGGCAAGGCCGCCGAGCAGATCACCCGGACCAGCTATCGCCACGCCTACTGGACCATGGCCCAGCTGATTGCCCACCACACCGTCAACGGCTGCGATCTGCAGCCCGGCGACCTGCTGGGCACGGGCACGCTGTCCGGCCCCACCATGGACCAAGCCGGCGCCCTGCTGGAAATCACCGAAGGCGGCAAAAAGCCCCTGAGCCTGAGCAACGGCGAAACCCGCACCTTCCTGCTCGACGGCGACGCCGTGGTCTTTACCGGCTGGTGCGAAAAGCCCGGTGCCGCGCGCATCGGCTTTGGCGAATGCCGCGCCACCGTGCTGCCCGCGCACCAGGCCTGA
- a CDS encoding SPOR domain-containing protein codes for MPSASDTPTPALAPTGRNPRQEPVLDQPLRSDASPLPASIAGAFAAAAYSMQHSLQHEAGQTAAPEEEDSGLLPQLYASRLNPRSRDFYLAQFKRFDALDRSLPSWNMAAALLTLAWCSLHGLWREAAKYFAAVTAAALIWWFGLRPALPEAMALGLGIALWLVAVAVPGLLGNGWYWRKIRAQTLQAITDAPNMAAAHANLQEQAAAPRNRTAAMLVLALPVAAAAGAGMALLPAENPAPLPNAEPAAITRPAADSATSAAAPRTMASPVPAAPAAAATQPESRPPEPASTAAAETGASAGKAAPQAPALVPDKTAAQAEPSEKPPATPADKPAAKPAAEPKEQPVKAASKEVPQTGTDLVAGKFYLNLGVYSEARNAEKIVAQLNQSKLPALTQKMASNKGEVIRVRSGPFESRKRAEKAARKLQAANIEAGIFQSADGTHKP; via the coding sequence ATGCCTTCCGCTTCGGACACCCCCACCCCTGCGCTCGCCCCCACTGGCCGGAACCCGCGCCAGGAACCTGTGCTGGACCAGCCTCTGCGCTCGGACGCCAGCCCCCTGCCTGCCTCCATCGCCGGAGCCTTTGCAGCAGCGGCCTATTCCATGCAGCACAGCCTGCAGCACGAGGCCGGGCAGACCGCTGCGCCCGAAGAGGAGGACAGCGGTCTGCTGCCTCAGCTCTATGCCAGCCGCCTGAACCCGCGCTCGCGCGACTTCTACCTGGCCCAGTTCAAGCGCTTTGACGCCCTGGACCGCAGCCTGCCCAGCTGGAATATGGCGGCCGCCTTGCTGACCCTGGCATGGTGCAGCCTGCACGGCCTGTGGCGCGAGGCTGCCAAATACTTCGCAGCCGTCACGGCAGCCGCGCTGATCTGGTGGTTCGGCCTGCGTCCTGCCCTGCCCGAGGCCATGGCTCTGGGCCTGGGCATTGCGCTGTGGCTGGTCGCCGTGGCCGTGCCCGGCCTGCTGGGCAATGGCTGGTACTGGCGCAAGATCAGGGCCCAGACGCTGCAGGCGATCACGGACGCGCCCAATATGGCCGCAGCCCATGCCAACCTGCAGGAGCAGGCTGCAGCGCCGCGCAACAGGACTGCCGCCATGCTGGTTCTGGCCCTGCCTGTGGCCGCAGCCGCAGGCGCAGGCATGGCACTGCTGCCCGCCGAAAATCCGGCACCGCTGCCAAACGCGGAACCTGCAGCCATCACCAGGCCCGCAGCCGACAGCGCCACCAGCGCCGCCGCCCCTCGCACCATGGCAAGCCCGGTCCCGGCAGCTCCTGCCGCCGCTGCCACCCAACCCGAGTCCCGCCCGCCAGAGCCGGCGTCCACCGCAGCAGCCGAGACGGGCGCCAGCGCCGGCAAAGCGGCGCCCCAAGCCCCTGCCCTGGTGCCAGACAAGACAGCGGCCCAAGCCGAGCCCAGCGAAAAACCGCCGGCAACACCGGCTGACAAGCCCGCCGCCAAGCCTGCGGCGGAGCCCAAAGAGCAGCCCGTAAAAGCCGCGTCAAAAGAAGTGCCGCAAACCGGCACGGATCTGGTTGCAGGCAAGTTCTATCTGAATCTGGGCGTCTACTCGGAGGCCCGCAATGCCGAGAAGATCGTGGCCCAGCTGAACCAGTCCAAGCTGCCCGCACTGACGCAGAAGATGGCCAGCAACAAAGGCGAAGTCATCCGGGTACGCAGCGGCCCCTTCGAAAGCCGCAAGCGCGCCGAAAAGGCCGCGCGCAAGCTGCAGGCAGCGAATATCGAGGCAGGCATCTTTCAGAGTGCGGACGGAACCCACAAGCCATAG
- a CDS encoding I78 family peptidase inhibitor — MKHRTTPLPISTRALLGLTGATAALLMAGCASHGAATDGTRAPPARQLQVCHAEPVQIYLGHNTVASTLETIRQKSGSYLLRVLREGQPATMDYNQERLNVITNDAGKITALRCG; from the coding sequence ATGAAGCATCGAACCACTCCTTTGCCAATTTCCACCCGCGCCTTGCTGGGCCTGACCGGTGCCACTGCGGCCTTGCTGATGGCCGGCTGCGCCAGCCATGGCGCAGCCACCGACGGCACGCGCGCGCCGCCTGCACGCCAGCTGCAGGTATGCCATGCCGAACCGGTACAGATCTATCTGGGCCACAACACCGTGGCGTCGACGCTGGAAACCATCCGCCAGAAGTCCGGCTCTTACCTGCTGCGCGTGCTGCGCGAAGGTCAGCCCGCCACCATGGACTACAACCAGGAGCGCCTGAACGTCATCACCAATGACGCTGGCAAGATCACGGCGCTGCGCTGCGGCTGA
- the hemW gene encoding radical SAM family heme chaperone HemW gives MIPIQPQTETAEAAVQRDIQHYMRPGTLQLGSLPPLSLYVHLPWCLKKCPYCDFNSHAWAKGDALPEDRYIDALMADLESALPLIWGRTVHSVFMGGGTPSLFSPESIDKLIAGLRARLRMEPDCEITMEANPGTFEKDRFKAFRAAGVNRLSIGVQSFDDRYLQAVGRVHDAAQAQAAVREAADNFETFNIDLMYALPGQSLADLQRDVDTALAFAPPHLSIYHLTIEPNTYFAKYPPLVPEDDTAYEMLDLITASTLGAGMQRYEVSAYAKEGHQCFHNSNYWQFGDYLGIGAGAHSKLSFAHRIVRQVRFRDPARYMDMALAGTPLAQDNEVKRAELPFEYMLNALRLRGGFALQEFMERTGLPMSAIAKGLDQAQAKGLITRDLGRVVPTERGFDFLSDLQEMFL, from the coding sequence ATGATCCCCATTCAGCCTCAAACAGAGACTGCCGAAGCGGCGGTGCAGCGCGATATTCAGCATTACATGCGGCCTGGCACGCTGCAGCTGGGCAGCCTGCCGCCGCTGTCGCTGTATGTGCATCTGCCCTGGTGTCTCAAGAAATGCCCGTATTGCGACTTCAACTCGCATGCCTGGGCCAAGGGGGATGCCCTGCCCGAGGACCGCTATATCGATGCCCTGATGGCCGATCTGGAGAGCGCACTGCCGCTGATCTGGGGGCGCACGGTGCACAGCGTCTTCATGGGCGGGGGCACGCCCAGCCTGTTCTCGCCCGAGTCCATAGACAAGCTGATTGCCGGTCTGCGTGCGCGTCTGCGCATGGAGCCCGATTGCGAGATCACGATGGAGGCCAACCCCGGCACCTTCGAGAAGGACCGCTTCAAGGCTTTCCGGGCGGCCGGTGTGAACCGTCTGTCCATAGGGGTGCAGAGCTTTGACGACCGCTATCTGCAGGCCGTGGGCCGCGTGCACGACGCCGCGCAGGCCCAGGCGGCAGTGCGCGAGGCAGCCGACAATTTCGAGACCTTCAATATCGACCTGATGTATGCGCTGCCCGGCCAGAGTCTTGCCGATCTGCAGCGCGATGTGGACACCGCGCTGGCGTTTGCGCCGCCGCATCTGTCGATCTATCACCTGACTATCGAGCCCAACACCTATTTCGCCAAATACCCGCCCCTGGTGCCCGAGGACGATACGGCCTATGAGATGCTGGACCTGATCACGGCCAGCACCCTGGGAGCCGGCATGCAGCGCTACGAAGTCTCGGCCTATGCCAAGGAAGGCCACCAGTGCTTTCACAATAGCAACTACTGGCAGTTCGGCGACTATCTGGGCATTGGCGCGGGTGCGCACAGCAAGCTGAGCTTTGCCCATCGCATCGTGCGTCAGGTGCGTTTCCGCGATCCGGCTCGCTATATGGACATGGCGCTGGCCGGCACGCCGCTGGCGCAGGACAACGAGGTCAAGCGCGCAGAGCTGCCGTTCGAATACATGCTCAACGCGTTGCGCCTGCGCGGCGGTTTCGCGCTGCAGGAGTTCATGGAGCGCACGGGCCTGCCCATGTCAGCCATCGCCAAGGGACTGGATCAGGCGCAGGCCAAGGGCCTGATCACGCGCGACCTGGGCCGTGTGGTGCCGACCGAGCGTGGCTTCGACTTCCTCAGCGACCTGCAGGAAATGTTCCTGTAG
- a CDS encoding non-canonical purine NTP pyrophosphatase produces MKIVLASNNRGKLVELQAMFAPLGVELIRQGDLFEGEAPEPYGTFVENALSKARFAAEKTGLPAIADDAGMCVDHFGGLPGVDTAYYCTQFGYEKSDDNNVRALLEQMQGVVNRRAAMVSTLVGVRSPKDPEPLIAVGRVQALLTTERRGSNGFGFDPVLLIPELGLTFAEMTPELKHAHSHRGRSSRTMIEMVKERWL; encoded by the coding sequence ATGAAAATTGTGCTGGCATCCAACAACCGCGGCAAGCTCGTCGAGTTGCAGGCCATGTTTGCCCCGCTGGGCGTGGAGCTGATTCGCCAGGGCGATCTGTTCGAAGGCGAAGCTCCCGAGCCCTATGGCACGTTTGTCGAGAATGCGCTGTCCAAGGCGCGCTTTGCGGCCGAGAAGACCGGCTTGCCTGCCATTGCCGATGACGCCGGCATGTGCGTGGATCATTTCGGCGGTCTGCCCGGCGTAGATACGGCCTACTATTGCACCCAGTTCGGCTACGAGAAAAGCGACGACAACAATGTGCGCGCGCTGCTCGAGCAGATGCAGGGCGTGGTCAATCGCCGTGCCGCCATGGTCAGCACCCTGGTAGGCGTGCGCTCGCCCAAGGACCCCGAGCCGCTGATTGCCGTGGGGCGTGTGCAGGCCCTGCTCACGACCGAGCGCCGTGGCAGCAATGGCTTCGGCTTTGACCCGGTACTGCTGATCCCCGAGCTGGGCCTGACCTTTGCCGAGATGACGCCCGAACTCAAGCATGCCCACAGCCATCGTGGTCGTTCTTCGCGCACCATGATCGAGATGGTGAAAGAGCGCTGGCTGTAA
- a CDS encoding PP2C family protein-serine/threonine phosphatase, with the protein MKFSVFQLSRRGGRALNEDRMGYCYTREAALFVLADGMGGHPDGEVAAQIALQVVSTLFQQKARPLVEDPAAFLEEALLLAHRQILRYASTKGMMDTPRTTLVAAVLQEGKVTWIHCGDSRLYWVREGQLVERTRDHSYTEMRKVSTVLAQANRNVLFTCLGSPSKPIFDVSETRRLEEGDQLMLCSDGLWGSVPTPEILQIMNGKAVAHFVPMLVDTALKRAGDSSDNVTVLALVWETPNNFEPSSISTQEIEDQGFESTIQVGPLEDCEDELDDAAIERSIAEINEAIRRSAQRQKAKT; encoded by the coding sequence ATGAAATTTTCCGTCTTCCAGCTCAGCCGCCGCGGAGGCCGTGCCCTCAACGAAGACCGCATGGGCTACTGCTACACGCGAGAGGCGGCGCTGTTCGTGCTGGCGGACGGGATGGGCGGGCATCCGGACGGCGAGGTGGCCGCGCAGATTGCACTGCAGGTGGTTTCCACGTTGTTTCAGCAGAAGGCCAGGCCACTGGTGGAAGATCCGGCCGCGTTCCTGGAAGAGGCGCTGCTGCTGGCCCATCGCCAGATCCTGCGCTATGCCAGCACCAAGGGCATGATGGACACGCCGCGCACCACGCTGGTGGCGGCGGTGCTGCAGGAAGGCAAGGTGACCTGGATTCATTGCGGCGACTCGCGCCTGTACTGGGTGCGCGAGGGGCAGCTCGTGGAGCGCACGCGCGACCACTCGTACACCGAGATGCGCAAGGTCTCGACCGTGCTCGCCCAGGCCAACCGCAATGTGCTGTTCACCTGCCTGGGCTCGCCCTCCAAGCCCATCTTCGATGTGAGCGAGACCAGGCGGCTGGAGGAGGGCGATCAGCTGATGCTGTGCTCGGACGGACTCTGGGGATCGGTGCCGACGCCGGAAATTCTCCAGATCATGAACGGCAAGGCCGTGGCCCACTTTGTGCCCATGCTGGTCGACACCGCTCTCAAACGCGCCGGGGACAGCAGCGACAATGTCACCGTGCTGGCACTGGTATGGGAAACACCGAATAATTTCGAACCGTCCTCCATCTCCACCCAGGAGATCGAGGATCAGGGCTTTGAGTCCACGATACAGGTGGGGCCGCTCGAAGACTGCGAGGATGAGCTCGACGACGCGGCCATCGAGCGATCGATCGCCGAAATCAACGAGGCCATACGCCGCTCGGCACAGCGCCAGAAAGCCAAGACCTGA